In Chlamydiales bacterium, the following proteins share a genomic window:
- the plsX gene encoding phosphate acyltransferase PlsX, translated as MRGQSNSPVRVAVDLQGSDTTPDLLLPSLLALHEELKDSVSFTFFVPQELAPKIPKTISAVVCQEVIVMEDDPLSAIRKKKNSSLVQGVTRMQKGEIDAFISAGNTGALLGASHMLLPLLPGIDRAGLLTLLPTRQKEIAIIDVGANVACKPEHLFQFALMGVAYLKSCGIESPTIGLLNIGSEPIKGTAELRETYQRLQEFCKKESSVHFAGNIEARDVFKGEIDLLVTDGFSGNIFLKTAEGLAAFILELLEETSAYAGLRHRLNYAEYPGAILCGVEGVIVKCHGTASPQSFIRSIRGAVRLVQHSFLDKIRAELTL; from the coding sequence ATGAGAGGACAAAGTAACTCCCCGGTGCGCGTCGCAGTCGATCTTCAAGGCAGCGACACGACTCCGGACCTGCTTCTCCCTTCTCTTCTAGCTCTTCATGAGGAGCTAAAAGATTCCGTTTCGTTTACCTTTTTTGTCCCCCAAGAACTCGCTCCCAAGATTCCTAAAACGATCTCTGCGGTAGTATGCCAAGAGGTCATTGTCATGGAAGATGACCCTCTTTCCGCTATTAGGAAAAAGAAGAACTCCTCTCTTGTGCAAGGCGTTACACGCATGCAGAAGGGAGAGATCGATGCTTTCATCTCTGCAGGGAATACAGGTGCGCTTCTCGGAGCGAGTCATATGCTTCTCCCTCTACTTCCTGGAATCGACCGCGCTGGTCTTTTAACTCTTCTACCTACGCGTCAGAAAGAGATCGCTATCATCGATGTTGGTGCAAATGTCGCCTGCAAACCGGAGCATCTCTTCCAGTTTGCCCTCATGGGAGTTGCCTATCTGAAGAGCTGCGGCATAGAAAGCCCTACAATTGGCCTGCTAAACATCGGAAGCGAACCGATCAAAGGGACGGCTGAGCTCCGTGAAACCTACCAGAGGCTTCAAGAGTTTTGCAAAAAAGAGAGCTCTGTCCATTTTGCTGGCAATATTGAAGCTAGAGACGTCTTTAAAGGGGAGATCGACCTCCTGGTTACGGATGGATTTTCTGGGAATATCTTTTTAAAAACAGCTGAAGGGTTAGCAGCCTTTATTCTAGAGCTTCTAGAAGAGACTTCAGCCTATGCCGGCTTGAGACATCGTTTGAATTACGCCGAGTATCCCGGTGCAATTTTGTGCGGAGTTGAAGGGGTGATCGTTAAGTGCCACGGCACAGCCTCCCCGCAATCCTTCATCCGCAGCATCAGAGGCGCTGTCCGCCTCGTCCAACACTCCTTCCTCGACAAGATCCGCGCCGAGCTCACCCTCTAA
- the lpxB gene encoding lipid-A-disaccharide synthase gives MDGPQAWSISTMSCDLFIFAGEASADLLGAELLKALKEQGADLKMIGVGGPKMRAEGFSCIAQMEEFRVMGFVDVFLALPKLIRQFFSIRKAILKINPKMVLFIDYPGFNLRMSRALRKKGFTGKLCHFVCPSVWAWGKGRIKTMEKTLDLLLTILPFEARYFSNTSLQVKYVGHPLVQRIREHLSSKALSFPSRRLISIFPGSRKKEILRNFPLYLRVAKRLLSDSPELIFGISLSHPSFAPLLKELTEKEGLTWEKEIVLIPPQETYALMRGSEVAIAKSGTVTLELALHGIPTVVTYAISPLDILIVKWILRIRLPFWCLPNIIQEQEVFPELIGPIFTEENLYKHVNQLLNDPKARESCREKCLAVATSLGEKESLKEATKLVKEFVT, from the coding sequence ATGGATGGCCCGCAAGCTTGGAGCATCTCTACAATGAGCTGTGATCTCTTTATTTTTGCAGGCGAAGCTAGCGCAGATCTTTTGGGAGCAGAGCTGCTAAAAGCACTCAAAGAGCAAGGCGCTGACCTAAAAATGATCGGTGTGGGCGGACCCAAAATGCGCGCTGAGGGCTTCAGCTGCATCGCTCAGATGGAAGAGTTCAGAGTCATGGGATTTGTGGATGTCTTCTTGGCTCTGCCAAAACTGATTAGGCAGTTCTTTTCTATCCGAAAAGCGATCTTGAAGATCAACCCCAAAATGGTCCTCTTCATCGATTATCCCGGATTTAATTTGCGCATGTCACGCGCTCTACGCAAGAAGGGGTTTACCGGAAAACTCTGCCACTTCGTCTGCCCTTCAGTTTGGGCGTGGGGAAAAGGGCGGATTAAAACCATGGAGAAGACTTTAGATCTTCTGCTTACAATCCTACCATTTGAAGCTCGTTATTTTTCAAACACTTCCCTACAGGTAAAGTATGTAGGACATCCTCTTGTACAGAGGATAAGAGAGCATCTTTCGAGCAAGGCTCTCTCTTTTCCTTCAAGGCGCCTCATCTCCATCTTTCCGGGCAGCAGGAAGAAAGAGATTCTTCGGAACTTCCCCCTCTACCTTCGCGTAGCAAAAAGACTCCTTTCCGACTCTCCCGAATTAATTTTCGGCATCTCCCTATCCCACCCCTCCTTCGCTCCCCTTTTAAAAGAGTTAACGGAAAAAGAAGGGCTGACTTGGGAAAAAGAGATCGTTCTCATCCCGCCGCAAGAGACCTACGCGCTGATGCGTGGATCAGAAGTTGCAATTGCCAAATCTGGAACTGTGACCCTTGAACTCGCTCTTCACGGCATCCCAACAGTTGTGACCTATGCGATCTCACCTCTCGACATTCTGATCGTAAAGTGGATCCTGCGTATTCGCCTCCCCTTCTGGTGTCTTCCAAATATCATCCAAGAGCAGGAGGTCTTCCCAGAACTGATCGGCCCCATTTTTACTGAAGAGAACCTCTATAAACATGTCAATCAGCTGCTTAACGATCCTAAAGCTCGAGAGAGCTGCAGAGAAAAGTGCCTAGCAGTTGCGACTTCTCTCGGAGAAAAAGAGTCCTTAAAAGAAGCTACAAAATTAGTAAAAGAGTTTGTTACATAG
- the pcnB gene encoding polynucleotide adenylyltransferase PcnB: MKQKIYPIEEHGLPIDQIDRDALYVMEKLQSAGYIAYLVGGSVRDLLLRKTPKDFDISTSAEPEEIKKLFRNCILIGRRFRLAHVRFGKKVVEVATFRSGDLESTDLVIRDNKWGSEEEDVMRRDFTINGLFYDPSTQTIIDYVGGYPDALRKYLRTIGQPFVRFKQDPVRMIRLLKFQARFGLEIDPDARIALLECRHEILKSSSARVLEELLRMLELGSACSFFRLMTEHGLLQLMMPALAEFLEKDEGEEIYDFLQEVDSTFHEPPLPILERPVLVSCLLFPIFQRRLLTRYEDRGRHPHLGEILFEANDLIDEVFSTFFHISRRLKVGISSVLTAQFRLTPFEKKRGKHLRVPNDPDFPLALKFLEVRAALEPGLQKVVEDWNLALTSPQLPPKKRRRRKKSKSGTPEGKGHSGSEPNA; this comes from the coding sequence GTGAAACAAAAAATTTATCCAATCGAAGAACACGGTCTTCCTATCGACCAGATCGACCGCGACGCTCTCTACGTTATGGAGAAGCTCCAGTCGGCTGGCTACATAGCCTACCTAGTCGGCGGAAGCGTGCGAGACCTGCTCTTGCGCAAGACGCCAAAAGATTTCGATATCTCCACCTCTGCAGAACCCGAAGAGATCAAAAAGCTGTTTAGAAACTGCATTCTCATCGGCAGGCGCTTTCGCCTTGCCCACGTTCGTTTTGGAAAAAAAGTGGTCGAAGTGGCGACCTTCCGCTCCGGCGACTTGGAGAGTACCGATCTGGTTATCCGCGATAACAAGTGGGGAAGCGAGGAAGAAGATGTCATGCGGCGCGACTTTACCATCAATGGCCTCTTTTACGACCCCTCTACACAAACGATCATCGACTATGTCGGTGGCTATCCTGATGCGCTACGCAAATATTTAAGGACGATCGGCCAGCCTTTCGTCCGTTTTAAGCAGGATCCAGTGCGCATGATCCGCCTTCTGAAATTTCAGGCGCGCTTTGGTCTTGAGATCGATCCAGATGCGAGAATCGCTCTTCTCGAATGCCGTCACGAGATCTTGAAGAGCTCTTCCGCACGCGTCCTTGAGGAGCTACTTCGCATGCTAGAGCTCGGCTCCGCTTGCTCCTTTTTCCGTCTGATGACAGAGCATGGTCTCCTGCAGCTCATGATGCCTGCTCTCGCTGAATTTTTAGAGAAGGATGAAGGAGAAGAGATCTACGACTTCCTTCAAGAGGTCGACAGCACATTCCATGAGCCTCCTCTACCGATCTTGGAAAGGCCTGTGCTGGTGAGCTGCCTGCTATTCCCCATCTTTCAAAGAAGGCTCCTCACTCGCTATGAAGACCGCGGCCGTCATCCCCATCTAGGTGAAATTCTCTTTGAAGCCAACGATCTAATCGATGAGGTCTTCTCGACATTCTTCCACATTTCAAGGCGTCTTAAAGTTGGAATTTCGTCGGTATTAACCGCTCAGTTCCGGCTGACTCCGTTCGAGAAGAAGCGCGGCAAGCACCTCCGGGTACCAAACGACCCCGACTTCCCTCTCGCATTGAAATTCTTAGAAGTGCGCGCAGCTCTAGAGCCCGGCCTGCAAAAGGTGGTAGAGGATTGGAATCTAGCACTTACTTCACCGCAACTTCCTCCGAAAAAGCGACGAAGAAGAAAGAAGAGCAAATCTGGAACTCCAGAGGGAAAGGGTCATAGTGGTTCAGAGCCTAACGCTTGA
- a CDS encoding prolyl oligopeptidase family serine peptidase, with protein MVQSLTLENGLSLSYLGKDLGEGPLPALFYFALSGEESLMLDPYNQPAAFLANYPMRLFSMSLPFHGPGFSPVEALTFWAKRLAEGHNLIEEFVDQVKAAFEHLVNRGAILHDHVGVAGLSRGAFIACHVAAKIPQIDTILGFAPLVDLSSTKEFEEIAELPLIKSLRLESQVDALIGRSLRFYIGNLDTRVGTSRCFQFIEMLSKKSQERGVRSPRVELRINPSIGHQGHGTSKEIFEHGAAWMARKLGASLQ; from the coding sequence GTGGTTCAGAGCCTAACGCTTGAGAACGGACTCTCCCTATCCTATCTTGGAAAAGACCTCGGCGAGGGGCCTCTTCCCGCTCTCTTCTACTTCGCTCTCTCCGGCGAAGAGAGCTTGATGCTCGATCCTTACAATCAGCCAGCTGCCTTTCTCGCGAACTACCCCATGAGACTTTTTTCAATGTCTCTCCCGTTCCACGGACCGGGATTCTCTCCCGTCGAGGCTCTTACCTTCTGGGCAAAGCGTCTTGCCGAGGGCCACAACTTAATAGAAGAGTTTGTAGATCAAGTGAAAGCTGCGTTTGAACATCTCGTTAATCGAGGCGCCATCCTACACGACCATGTGGGTGTAGCTGGCCTTTCAAGAGGAGCATTTATCGCATGCCACGTGGCTGCAAAAATTCCGCAGATCGACACGATTCTCGGTTTCGCCCCTCTTGTAGATCTCTCCTCCACAAAAGAGTTTGAAGAGATTGCAGAACTCCCTCTGATAAAGAGCCTGCGACTCGAATCACAAGTAGATGCTCTTATCGGTCGCTCTTTACGCTTTTACATCGGCAATCTAGATACTCGCGTGGGCACCTCCCGCTGCTTTCAATTCATTGAAATGCTCTCCAAAAAATCTCAAGAGAGAGGAGTGCGCTCACCTAGAGTTGAGCTGAGGATCAATCCATCCATCGGCCATCAAGGCCATGGAACATCTAAAGAGATCTTCGAACATGGAGCCGCATGGATGGCCCGCAAGCTTGGAGCATCTCTACAATGA
- the rpmF gene encoding 50S ribosomal protein L32, producing MAVPRNRTSNARKNSRRSHHAKKPLNVSACSNCKNPTLSHKICPSCGFYDGRAVIHERTK from the coding sequence ATGGCAGTACCACGTAACCGCACTTCGAATGCGCGAAAAAATTCTAGACGCTCTCACCATGCAAAAAAGCCGCTGAACGTATCTGCGTGCTCTAACTGCAAAAATCCTACTCTGTCCCATAAGATCTGCCCAAGCTGCGGATTCTATGATGGACGCGCTGTGATCCATGAGAGGACAAAGTAA